The Bombina bombina isolate aBomBom1 chromosome 9, aBomBom1.pri, whole genome shotgun sequence sequence GGCTAGGTATGCTACAATGGGTCGTTGAGTCTATTTTTGCTCTGTGGATGGTTATATCTATAATTTTGGGTTATGTATCAACATATTTGCATTTAGACATAAACTGCCCTAAGTACTCTGACAGTGCATACTGTGTCgtattttaatgatttttaatgTTTTGGTATCTATGAtaccttttatttatatatgttactaCTTTATAGTGTTCAAAAATAAAGTCCAGTCTCTTCAAATACAGATGTTGGTATCATGTATAAAAAATGGAAGATTGTGTATAATTGATTGATACTAGATATTAACTGACAAAAACTagataattaaataattaacctattctgtcacaatacattttatatatatatatatatatatatatatatatacatatatatatatatatatatatatatatatatatatatatatatatatatattgttagttaaTAATGCCAAAGGGTAAGTGTTCTGTGTCCTATGGGAATCTACAAATTAGAACCTTTATACTGTAGTCCCACCCTATTTCCTGAACTTCCCAGATTTCAATAACCTGAAAGCTGACCTGACCTCTGCTCTAGGTTACAGATTAATTTACACCAAAACTaattacattttcctaaaaatcacCAAGCTTTCCTACTCTTTTCAAAtcactaaagcccagtgcagttaggatggcatggaacatcctaagggCATGAGGGGGTTAAAATAGACAATAATGTCTAAGTGGTAGtcttttattgtaatatatttttaagcaTTCTTTACATTTTTTATGTTGAATTATTCATCAAAAGTAACATTCAGTTTTATAAATGTTCAAAATACTCCTATGTTTTTCAATTTTGATATTTCAAATatgtgtttaaatttatattttaattgttatttcccATCtataatatttaaacaatatcTTTCTTTGGAGTTCAAGGCTAAAATGTTTCTCTGCATAAAATCATCTGTGTTCCGCTTTCTATGTAGCAATTCATTATCTCATGTGACTTTTGCTTgtacaaataataatttatatatgtattattaaccTTAGTTAAATTACACCCATCACtctgttaaataattttatattaattgtttCTGCCACTCTTCACATGAAGTGAGTGAGCAGATCAAAATGAAATCTATTACTGACATCAAAATCCAAAGGTACTAGACACCAAATTAGAATATTGTCACATACTTGGCATAATATTCAGCTTGTAAAAGGCCCATATTTAGCAGTAACAACCCAAAAGACTAAAATTATGTTTCTGGAACAATTGTAAAAATTGGTTTACTCATATCATGACCTATGTCTGGAATTATGTTTACCGAGTCCATCTCAGGTGTATAAAAGCAGCTTCTTCACATCAGCCCGACACAGCTTAGGAAACATCTGTTCTTAGATTTATCCCAAAAGCAGATCTTGCAGAACCATAACCAGTCATGTCTGGAGTCAAAGGAGGACATTGGCACCAGAAGACCCAGTGCCAGGATCCCTGCAAAGATCCCTGCCAGAAGCAGAACGTGTGCCACGATCCTTGCCAAAAGCAAAGCGCTTGCCATGACCGTAAGTAACATTtggcaaaaaataatatataatatatatacctgtatatatacaaaatactattgatacaaataaaaaaacatagattgatgaatacacagacatacagacatttAAGTAGATAGATAGTTAtgttatagatagacagacagacagacagacagacagatagatagatagatagatagatagatagatagatagatagatagatattgttatATTAAAAAAGGTTACTGTTAGTTGATTAGGAGAAGCCCCACATGTATAGttgaataaaaatatgtatttttttagcatataaacatttatttttcttaaaaaaactgcaatatatattaaaaatgttctGTTATAAATACAAGGAAAAAATTACgttattgttacaaacattgctttACATGAAGTTTATAGAACCTTTAGTTGAACAAAAACCTTAGCTATTATAATTTCTTGCAGATAATTACAATATGCAGAAATGGAAAATCTAGAAGGGACGAAGCTACAAATAATATTTATTCTTCTCTTTTCAGCTTGCCATCCAGTGCAGCATTGTCATGATCAGAGCCCTTGTGGGAAGAAAAAAGGTAAGAACAGATAATTAATCATATTTACTAATGTGGAATTATATAAAGATCATTTTATTAAGACAATAACCATAAATTGTTCAGTAATAAAtagattttagtttaattttaatgcATTACAGATTTTTTATTTCAGCTTTCCGTCTAAGAATATTTTTTGGTGTTGTTTAGTGATTTGCAAATGTCAGAATTTTGACATTCAAATGGCATAATTAATGTTCTTATTTGGATTTGTTcccattcaaatgtttctatagaacaaattatatttaaatatcaaatgtaacattcaaatattcCATTTGAATACTGGTTCCCATAGACTTACATAGAGTTATATGAGACTCAACATTAACATTTTAATattcaaacatttaaaaaggaGCATTTAACTACATTTAACATTAGGCAGTCGGGCAATGTTTCCACCTAGGAAACCATTCTTCCATCTTCTCGGAAAGTGGGCAGCGAACACTGGAGTTATTATTGcacaataacattattatataacacTGCCCACTGCTGTCATGTGACCAACCACACAAGTGAAGGGCCTGTCAAACACCCCCCAGAACAAACTAGTCTTATAACTGCTGGATGcatgaccactgctttttaacttgcCGTAAacaggctcacatgaactagcctgCACCACAACTGGTTAAATTCAGCCatggctgcttaataaatggagtttGTTGAATGTTCAACAAACATTTGACATTTGTTTTTAATGAGTAAATGAGACCAACaagctttatttttaataaatgtgccAAAACATTCACTTGTCCCTTGTTTGGTCTCACAATACTCATTGGAACCATAATATTTGCTGTAGTCTAATGGAGATTAATAGCAGATTATCTGCTtggtgaattattatttttttttatttattcgtcTTAAGTTTAATCATGGAATATGGAATCAGAAGAAGGTTCTTCAGCCTACTGTTACATAGTACTTATCTAGACTTTCTTTTTTTCTACTTTAGATCCATGCAATCCCTGCTGCCCAGATCCCTGCCAGAGCCAAGGGAAACATCACTGATACCAGGTGGATGACCGCGCACGTGCACATCTGACTCACTGCCTGCTTAGAATCACCTTCTTGTAAATGTTTAATGTAACATCTTCTCTGATATTCTGTGATTCCTAATTATttgctttaaataaatgtttatgacCAAGATTAGTTGTATTTTGTTTAAGTAATCACATTCAATATAGTTTTTCATTAAGAGATGATACGTTTTCCTTTAACTAACAAACCTGCTGcattacgcttaaagggacagagattagggttgccacccgtcccttaaaatacagaacacttataagttacacatgctgcagggtgtgcagggaggaatatgaatagtgctgtccagaaacacaatacatgttcctccctgcgcaccctgcagcatgtgtaactcataagtgtccaggaaaacatggctgaggtggcaaccctagacagaGTACACAaatcttcatataactgcatgtaatagacactattatagacagatactaatataaaaatccagtataaaaccttttaaaaacttacttagaagctcccagtttagcactgttgaaaaagttaggcttggacacccactgaaatgggctggaaagcaaaaagagcagatactacccccctcccctgcatatgaaaagaccctttacacaaacaggagcaagctggagtaaactaaaactttggggctttgataggagtctgaaaatcagcgacatgttattaaaaaataagcaaaactatacatttaaaaaaacaaaaaaacaaaacctgtatgggctgtataaatggatcatctacaaaacatttatgcaaagaaaaaatctagtgtacaaaaaaacaaacaaaaaagttcctttaaccccttaatgaccggaccatttttcaattttcttacccttaatgacaatggctatttttacatttctgcggtgtttgtgtttagctgtaattttcctcttactcatttactgtacccacacatattatataccgtttttctcgccattaaatggactttctaaagataccattattttcatcatgtcttataatttactacaaaaaaaataataaaatatgaggaaaaaatggaaaaaaacacactttttctaactttgacccccaaaatctgttacacatctacaatcaccataaaacacccatgctaaatagtttctaaattttgtcctgagtttagaaatacccaatgtttacatgttctttttttgcaagttatagggccataaatacaagtagcacttcgctatttccaaaccactttttttcaaaattagcgctagttacattggaaccctgatatctgtcaggaatacctgaatatcccttgacatgtatatattttttgttagaagacaacccaaagtattgatctaggcacattttggtatattttatgccaccatttcaccgccaaatgcgagcaaataaaaaaaaaacttcacaattttaggtttctcactgaaattatttacaaacagcttgtgctattatggcacaaattgttgtaaaagcttctttgggatcccctttgttcagaaatagcagacttatatggctttggcattgctttttggtaattagaaggccgctaaatgctgctgcgcaccacacgtaaattatgcccagcagtgaaggggttaattaggtaggttgtagggagcttgcagggttaattttagctttagggtagagatcagcctcccacttgacacatcccaccccctgatccctcccaaacagctctcttccctcccccaccccacaaatgtccccgccatcttaagtactggcagaaagtctgccagtactaaataaaaggagttttgttttttttttataaaaaaaataaaatattttagctgtgatggactcctgccttagccccaacctccatgatcccccccccccccagctctctaaccctcccccctatctaattgcggccatcttgggtactggcagctgtctgccagtacccaatttgccccaaaaacaaaagtatttttttctcttttgcttttttttatgttttctgtagtgtagcagccccccacaatacccctatccccctcccagatccttttatattattttttaaaaaaatcttttcccccccccctcttccctcctcattggtgtcagtggccagctaatgcgcgcgcaagCGCGCCCCCCgcacacgctcccggcacccggcgtgcacattgcatttctaggaaccggatgccgggtagcgatgggccgcccacccgcctccctgttacgctcccacccacccaccaatgaaccggcaccatcgctaccggtgcagagagggccacagagtggctctctctgcatcggagtcttctaaaaaggtattgcaggatgcctccatatggaggcatcactgcaataccctgagagctgctggaagcgattgcgatcgcttccagcactctcttagacaactgacgtaccaggtacgtccattgtcattaactgcttgttaatgcatgacgtacctggtacgtcagttgtcattaaggggttaaagacgtTTTCAGCATTACTGGGCTGCAGTTCAGTAGGCTTTTTTCTTTGATCCTGCTGATTTATCAAGTGGTGAATTATCATTGTTACTATTTTtagtaatgtaaataaaaaaatataaataaaagttatcttaaaataaagatacaatgcaaagggaaaaataattaatatatatcgGAGGGTGTATCACAGATATCAGCAACATTTGTAATATAAGTCACCAGACCAGTGCCAAAGGTAACGTGCATCCCCAATCACAATTCCTAACGTACTACCAGGTATAAAATTCTGTACTATTGAGCACAAGCAGAGACgtaaatggggaaaaaaagtatttaaataacAAACACAGGGATAGTATTAGAAACGTATGGTCCCTCCACCAATATTACCCATTAAAATGTTTGTACTCCCATTATCTAAAAGTCTAGTACCATATGAAAGGTCTAGGGTCATTCATAAGATCTGGTACCATCCCTGCAACAAACATTAATGCTTCAGTtatgaataaacataaaataccCTGCTTTCCTCACTCTTATTGGCTTTACAATTAATTGTGAAGAAGTTACTTGAATACAGACTATTTATTTGTATCCTGTTTCTTTCACTTTCATAGATATTTTTCtaagaaacattttattttcatttgacCATGATGATTTTCTGTTTCAGAACAGAGTCAAATTATAGTGTTTACGATAGAGTGCAGTTAAAGgtgcagtaaaataaaattaaacgttcatgattcagataaaggggcatatttatcatgctccgtatggagcttaatgcaccgtgtttctggcgcgccggaaacacaagttatgaagcagtggtctaaacatGTCCATACGCTGACAAAGTGGAACGGCCGCTCCAAACTCCTCGACAGACGCTGCTCTCAGGCTCACAGCGGTGACGTCAGATGCCACGAATTGGGGCAAAGGAGGCTCGCAAATGGGCAAAGGTGCAATCTTGGAAAAAACAGCAACCAACCGCTTACAGGTAATGCAAAATGTAAAGAAACCAGCAGAACGGCAGTTAAATTGAAAACAGGAACTTTTATTCCATTAAACAGCAAACATGCAAGTGGTGGACAAAGCGTCTTTGTCCACCACTTGCATGTTTGCTGTTTAATGGAATAAAAGTTCCTGTTTTCAATTTAACTGCCGTTCTGCTGGTTTCTttacattttgcttttttttatgttttctgtagtgtagcagccccccacaatacccctatccccctcccagatccttttatattattttttaaaaaaatctttttcccccccctcttccctcctcattggtgtcagtggccagctaatgcgcgcgcaagcgcgccccccgcacgctcccggcacccggcgtgcacattgcatttctaggaaccggatgccgggtagcgatgggccgcccacccgcctccctgttacgctcccacccacccaccaatgaaccggcaccatcgctaccggtgcagagagggccacagagtggctctctctgcatcggagtcttctaaaaaggtattgcaggatgcctccatatggaggcatcactgcaataccctgagagctgctggaagcgattgcgatcgcttccagcactctcttagacaactgacgtaccaggtacgtccattgtcattaactgcttgttaatgcatgacgtacctggtacgtcagttgtcattaaggggttaaagacgtTTTCAGCATTACTGGGCTGCAGTTCAGTAGGCTTTTTTCTTTGATCCTGCTGATTTATCAAGTGGTGAATTATCATTGTTACTATTTTtagtaatgtaaataaaaaaatataaataaaagttatcttaaaataaagatacaatgcaaagggaaaaataattaatatatatcgGAGGGTGTATCACAGATATCAGCAACATTTGTAATATAAGTCACCAGACCAGTGCCAAAGGTAACGTGCATCCCCAATCACAATTCCTAACGTACTACCAGGTATAAAATTCTGTACTATTGAGCACAAGCAGAGACgtaaatggggaaaaaaagtatttaaataacAAACACAGGGATAGTATTAGAAACGTATGGTCCCTCCACCAATATTACCCATTAAAATGTTTGTACTCCCATTATCTAAAAGTCTAGTACCATATGAAAGGTCTAGGGTCATTCATAAGATCTGGTACCATCCCTGCAACAAACATTAATGCTTCAGTtatgaataaacataaaataccCTGCTTTCCTCACTCTTATTGGCTTTACAATTAATTGTGAAGAAGTTACTTGAATACAGACTATTTATTTGTATCCTGTTTCTTTCACTTTCATAGATATTTTTCtaagaaacattttattttcatttgacCATGATGATTTTCTGTTTCAGAACAGAGTCAAATTATAGTGTTTACGATAGAGTGCAGTTAAAGgtgcagtaaaataaaattaaacgttcatgattcagataaaggggcatatttatcatgctccgtatggagcttaatgcaccgtgtttctggcgcgccggaaacacaagttatgaagcagtggtctaaacatGTCCATACGCTGACAAAGTGGAACGGCCGCTCCAAACTCCTCGACAGACGCTGCTCTCAGGCTCACAGCGGTGACGTCAGATGCCACGAATTGGGGCAAAGGAGGCTCGCAAATGGGCAAAGGTGCAATCTTGGAAAAAACAGCAACCAACCGCTTACAGGTAATGCAAAATGTAAAGAAACCAGCAGAACGGCAGTTAAATTGAAAACAGGAACTTTTATTCCATTAAACAGCAAACATGCAAGTGGTGGACAAAGCGTCTTTGCCCACCACTTGCATGTTTGCTGTTTAATGGAATAAAAGTTCCTGTTTTCAATTTAACTGCCGTGCTGCTGGTTTCTTTACTTTTTAAACatgtccataacctgtccacctgctctgaggtggcggatagacaTTGCcggcaatcaacccgatccaatacgatcgggttgacaccccctgctagcagccacaaatctgcagggggcgttattgcaccagcagttcaccagaactgctggtgcaattataaatgccgagagcgtatgctatcggcatttatcgatgtgcagcagacatgatccgcaatattgaatcatgtccactcgcaagTTCTTAAATAGGTCCCAAAGtatgcattattttttaaatagaagttttcagtttgcttctattatcagattcacttcattctcttggtatactttgttgaagagcaaacctaTATAAGCCCGACCCTTTATTCTAGCAATGTTAATAGCAATTTTCACTGTTGCTATAGAATGCTCCTGATCCTACTTATGTTTACTTTCAACAaaggagagaacaaagaaaatattatgATAGAAGCATATTGGAAACTACTTTTTAATGACATGATtttattttgacattactgtcccatTAAATGAAAGCATACATTGAATCATCATATTATGGCCTGGCTCGATCTCCACCATGGAGCTTTCAAGAATGCAACCATGGGCAATAACGTTTTACTCCAAGCAACCCAATATTATTGTCATATAGTAAAATCTCCATGGCCTTCAAATTACTTCCATTTAAATCTGGTCCCATTTTATCTAAAGAAATATTAGGagatattatatttttgtttgtatcTGACCAGTGATTATAAACTGGAATAAGTACCCCTTCCAATATAACTGTACTACTcccataatattttatacttcaatCCTCTACTTAATCATCTATTGCAAAAACACACATTAACTGTCAGCGCTATATACCGGCCACACAATTATCATATAATATAAAGAGGAAGAAAAACTAGAAATAGGAATCAGCAATAAGGACAAATTGGTTCAAAAAAGATTGCAAATATGAGTGGATATAATCACCAGAAACCTCTGGAATAAGAGAATAGAGTTGTTGCTAAGTTTAAAACCGGTAGTTCTTTAAGCCAATTGGAGCTAGGTAAAAACAGAAATCTGCAAAGACAAACGAACAGCGCAGCTCTGACTCACGTTATTTGCTGTATTAAAACATAAGGTGAGCACACGATATTCACTATACTTACAAGATAAAAGCAAGGCCTATGTTTGGAGTTGCCGTACCACTTGCTTTCACTGTATATTGGGTATATCTTAGAGCAAGTCTAGGCTTTTTCCGTCTACAGAAAAAGGAATTACAGAGAGCTTGAAATGTATGATGTAAAGTTCTGTGGACAGCGACAGGCAAGCATCAGAAAAGATACATTAGTTTTGATAGTAAAGACATTATAAAGGCAGCTTTCCTCCTTTGCCATTAAATAGATGGGAAGTTCCATCTGTTGATGGTTGTGCATATTTCTTAAAGTAAAGGAAGAAAGTTTAGACACCTGTCATTAGATAGGTGGATACCCAGGTGTTTTAAAGATGACTTGGAccatttaaaagtatatttttttcttaGATATATAAATTGGTGTGAGATAAGTTGGGGGCCAATGCTTCAGTCTTTAGAAAATTAAGCTTATAATAGTGCAAACACTGAAGACCTGTAGAGGGGTAAAAAACACTGGTAGGTAACACTTAGGATAAGTGAGGATTATAATAAGGTCATCAGCAAATAAAGTGACTTTTGATTTGTAGAATAGAGGGAGAGGCATTGTATGTCATGAGAGTGGTAAATTGCTTCTGCAAgggtgtcatggataccaggctgctaaggttaaacctccacccccctcTACCTAGCCCCCTCATATTTCTTCCCAGATTTGAACTCTTTGGTGATTTTGAGATCTCCAGGATGCTTGGTTTTGTTAATTTTGGTGTTTTGTACATCTTCCCAGAGGAGCTGCTCTGACCGGGAAAATCCTTCTCAGCTGGCCGGGGTCCTGGAACTACTggcccctagggaggaccagaggtggaGTGAATcctggaagggagctcccttgggaaccagggtttttggacacccccagCTCCATATCTTTCTCAGGTTGTAACTCCGGATCCCAGTGATggatcatgctgatttttggattgTGGTATATGGGGATGGAGAGCTTTCCAAGGAAACCCTGGAAGCTCCCCcgagatcaccccaaaaccaccacttatttatcactgggactctataagacaatggacactatggggggcaccagcctgtctggaggggtgggaatggcaggaGAACTGGGGGCCTGATAAGGCaccttatcaagatcagtttgtgtataaaggtAGTGTGTTTTCCACAATAAAGTAGTTCtttgtgtttcacctgaatgctagtctgtctagttatttgggtaggctctgctataatcactttctccgctacatagcggcatgttccaggtataggaaagttctttggcggagctacccagtcaggataGCCAGTGTCCATCACTTTGGTTGGCAGCAGTGGAAtgctacctggaacgtccaaaccgcCAAATGAAGACACCTTCAGATGGAGAAGCAATACACTGGGCTCCAAAAGAATACCTTGAAAGACTTGCTTGAAGCTAGAGGGAAAGTTGTCGGCCAAAAGTCCAAGGCGGCAATCATAGCCGAACTCATGGAAGGCGACCGGGCTAGGGAGCCAGCTAGTGAGGCCGGTAGCAGCCGGGACAGCGAACGGCCCATCGAGGCGTCAACCCAGGGGCCACAATGTCTGAACTACAGAGAGAGATTCAGTCATGGCTGGGCCTCTATGGGACTGCCCCACCTGAGGAGGTTATCACTCGGATAATCACAGACACCACCCAGGTTCAGATGCTGAAGCTCGAAAAGTCTATGGGGGGAGCCGTGCTGGCTCCTCTGGACCCACCTCCCCAGCCAAGGAAGTTACCCCATGAGGCTTTTTGAGCCTTCAAAGACAATGAGGAGGAGATTGACAGCTACCTTCAAGTATTCGAAACCCAGTGCGAGTTGCAGGGTGTCGCCACTGCCGACAGAGTAACCCTCTTGCTCGGAAAGCTGTCTGGATGGGCCCTGGAGGCTTTCAACACTGTGCCCCCAGGAGACCAAAAGAACTATGACTGGGTGAAGGAGCACATCCTTGCCCGCTATTGTCTCACACCGGAGGCTCACCGGCTGAAGTTCCAAGAACTAAAAAGTCAAGAGGGACAGCCATTCACAGAGTGGACCCAATGGTTCACCCGGTCCTTGGACTCTTGGTTTGCAGGCTGCCATGTAACTTCCCTGGAAGAGGCTACCCAGCTCATTTTGTTGTAGCATTTCTACAACCACTCCCCGGCTCAGGTCTGGGACTGGGTCAAAGATAAGGGGCCTACAATGGCTGGCCAAGCGGCCGTCCTGGCTGATCAATACTTGGATGCTCGGTGTCAGACCATCCCTGAGCCCAGACCAGTGTCCGTCTCCATTCCCACCTCTGCCCTCCCTCCGGCGCCTACCCGGTACCCCCAGACTCGGCCAGCGCCTGTCCGCCCCTCAGGGCCCAGCTCATCCCAAGGGTGCTACAAGTGCTGACAGGTAGGCCACATGACACGAGAGGGCCCAGAGCAGGGGCTAAGGAATCCCCCTCTGGCTAAGTGGCCAAGGGCTCTGGCAAGAGTTTACTGGGCCGCCACCCACTGTTTGGATGCAGAGGGCCCTTCAGATTATGCCGACTGGGCAAAGGAAGAAGTCAGGTCCTGACAACCGCCAGCACCATTGCCAGGACATCTGGATCAACTGCCGACCGTCCCGGGGATTATGAGACAGTGGAGCCACAGTTACCCTTGCCCAGTCACACCTGGTCCCCACACCACACCAGGAGATCCCTGGCAGTTCATGTGTCTGGGGGTACAGTACTGCAGTGGAAGTAGGGATCATGAGCCATCTGCCCACTGAGGTTTTGTTGGGAAACAACCTCGGCCATCTTGCTTCAGCCTAGGGAAATCTATGACCCATCAAAGACTGAGGGGTTACAGGCGGTATTAGGCAGTATTGTAGGACCTGTGATGTATGCCAGAGGGTAGGAAAGACAGGGGACCACTCTAAAGCCTCCTTACACCGCCTCCCCATCATTTACAAACCCTTCATCTGGGTTGCCATAGATATTATTGGTCCATTGCC is a genomic window containing:
- the LOC128639490 gene encoding cornifin-A-like; its protein translation is MSGVKGGHWHQKTQCQDPCKDPCQKQNVCHDPCQKQSACHDPCHPVQHCHDQSPCGKKKDPCNPCCPDPCQSQGKHH